A window of Eubacteriaceae bacterium ES3 contains these coding sequences:
- a CDS encoding molybdenum cofactor guanylyltransferase, with the protein MEKFKTAAILTGGLSRRMGFDKKFLKINGERILNRIIKQLSEDFEDIIIVGSTPEDLPDLKGIRDIFPDEVEVSASLAGIYTGLQHSQSQFLYVIACDMPIYNRKYIAYMKSQIALNSRKKGCVTRYKEWIEPFNAFYSTDLLENIEEFLMTGRKSIHRCLEPLDLYFIPENTARSFSPNWDMFCNLNTPRELKEHLQKNKQIG; encoded by the coding sequence ATGGAGAAGTTTAAAACAGCCGCTATCTTAACTGGCGGTTTAAGCCGGAGAATGGGTTTCGATAAGAAATTTCTAAAAATTAATGGCGAACGGATTTTGAATCGGATCATTAAACAACTTTCCGAGGATTTTGAAGATATTATTATTGTTGGATCAACGCCGGAAGACTTGCCTGATCTTAAGGGGATAAGAGATATTTTTCCTGATGAAGTTGAGGTTTCGGCATCTTTAGCAGGGATCTATACTGGCCTTCAACATTCACAGTCACAGTTTTTATATGTAATTGCTTGTGATATGCCCATTTATAACCGTAAATATATAGCTTATATGAAGAGTCAAATTGCTTTAAACTCAAGAAAAAAAGGTTGTGTGACTCGCTATAAAGAATGGATAGAACCATTTAATGCATTTTATAGCACAGACCTATTGGAAAATATTGAAGAATTTTTAATGACAGGGAGAAAAAGTATTCATAGGTGTCTGGAACCTTTGGATTTGTATTTTATTCCCGAAAATACGGCAAGATCGTTTAGTCCTAACTGGGATATGTTCTGTAATTTAAATACGCCGAGAGAATTAAAAGAACATCTTCAAAAAAATAAACAAATTGGTTGA
- the aroD gene encoding type I 3-dehydroquinate dehydratase: protein MNKINKDMFLSCIPLTGATIDEISVEIDAGLKQECDYFEWRRDYYRIDDKVLEINEIEDLLRIREMIGYKGLIYTFRGEHEGGVNHWPDTERLSGICFALKSGVVDYIDTELDNEEEFHQQISRELLKSETGMILSSHDFDKTPSEEEIKGFFKQMDEKGADVKKMAVKTVDKNDLHRILRTALCDESQKPLIVIGMGPLGVMSRVVPEIFGGSLTFAAGLKKTAPGQLTIAEILKLRQALGF from the coding sequence ATGAATAAAATTAATAAAGATATGTTTTTATCCTGTATTCCCCTGACAGGTGCGACTATTGATGAAATCAGCGTTGAAATCGATGCAGGTTTAAAGCAGGAATGCGATTATTTTGAATGGCGTCGGGATTATTATAGGATTGATGATAAAGTTTTAGAAATAAATGAAATTGAAGATCTTTTAAGAATTAGAGAAATGATAGGCTATAAAGGACTAATTTATACATTTCGAGGAGAACACGAAGGTGGCGTTAATCATTGGCCGGATACTGAACGGTTAAGTGGGATCTGTTTTGCATTGAAATCAGGTGTAGTGGATTATATTGACACTGAACTGGATAATGAAGAAGAATTTCATCAGCAGATTAGTAGAGAACTTTTAAAAAGTGAGACTGGAATGATTCTTTCCAGTCATGATTTTGATAAAACGCCTTCAGAAGAAGAAATAAAAGGTTTTTTTAAACAAATGGACGAAAAAGGTGCTGATGTAAAAAAAATGGCGGTAAAAACAGTTGATAAAAATGATCTGCACAGAATTTTAAGAACTGCACTATGTGATGAAAGTCAAAAGCCATTAATTGTTATTGGAATGGGGCCATTAGGAGTGATGTCTAGAGTTGTTCCAGAAATTTTTGGTGGTTCGCTTACTTTTGCTGCAGGCCTTAAAAAAACAGCTCCAGGACAGCTGACGATTGCTGAGATCCTGAAGCTGAGACAAGCATTAGGTTTTTAA
- a CDS encoding uracil-DNA glycosylase encodes MAIHFENDWEKPLQRQFDEEYYQQLKIFLIKEYKTQTIYPAMHDIFNAFHYTSLTNTKVCILGQDPYHGEHQAHGLAFSVQKDVGIPPSLLNIFKELQSDLGYPIPHHGYLKKWADEGVLLLNAVLTVRAGQAGSHRNMGWEAFTGEVIKTLNAQTSPIIFILWGRDAQNKKGIITNPIHQIIASPHPSPLSAHRGFFGSRPFSKANELLLAAGRSPVDWKIK; translated from the coding sequence ATGGCTATTCATTTTGAAAACGACTGGGAAAAACCTTTACAAAGGCAATTCGACGAAGAATATTACCAGCAACTGAAAATTTTCTTAATCAAAGAATATAAAACTCAAACTATATACCCGGCAATGCATGATATATTCAATGCTTTTCACTATACATCTCTTACCAATACGAAAGTCTGTATCCTTGGACAAGACCCATACCATGGTGAACATCAGGCCCATGGGCTGGCTTTTTCAGTCCAAAAGGATGTGGGCATCCCTCCCTCTCTTTTAAACATTTTTAAAGAACTTCAATCAGATCTGGGCTATCCAATTCCTCATCATGGCTACCTAAAAAAATGGGCTGATGAAGGCGTCCTATTATTAAATGCAGTTCTGACCGTTCGTGCCGGTCAAGCAGGATCTCATCGAAATATGGGGTGGGAGGCGTTTACTGGTGAGGTTATCAAAACTCTTAATGCTCAAACATCCCCCATCATTTTTATTTTATGGGGCCGGGATGCACAAAACAAGAAAGGTATTATTACAAATCCCATCCACCAAATTATTGCTTCGCCCCATCCCAGCCCACTTTCTGCTCACCGCGGTTTCTTTGGCAGCAGACCATTTTCAAAAGCCAACGAGCTTTTGCTTGCCGCCGGTCGCTCTCCAGTAGATTGGAAAATTAAGTAA
- the ispE gene encoding 4-(cytidine 5'-diphospho)-2-C-methyl-D-erythritol kinase produces MDNIAINANAKVNLLLDVVGKRADGYHEMRMINHRLELSDMIQCKKTGAGISLKADSAQIPVDERNLSFKAAKRLLEFCELEEGVEIILEKKIPHEAGLAGGSSDAAATLLGLNQLFDLGLSIETLAQIGLTIGADVPYCLHQETALVEGIGEKITPLVSIGSWPVVLIKPEIGIKTSWAFSQLGDLNKLDHPDLDAALFHLDKKDYLKVFEVVGNVFEGPIFSIHPELKKLKETLLEYGALAANMTGSGSTIVGYFADEGLARRGYQKLLLNNKCCFLTKTC; encoded by the coding sequence ATGGATAATATAGCGATTAATGCAAATGCAAAAGTAAATCTGCTGTTAGATGTCGTTGGAAAACGCGCTGACGGCTATCACGAAATGCGGATGATCAATCACCGGTTAGAGTTATCGGATATGATTCAATGCAAAAAAACAGGGGCAGGAATTAGTTTGAAAGCAGATTCAGCACAGATACCAGTGGATGAGCGCAATCTTTCTTTTAAGGCTGCAAAACGATTATTAGAATTTTGTGAGTTAGAAGAAGGAGTGGAAATTATATTAGAAAAAAAAATTCCCCATGAAGCTGGTCTGGCGGGAGGCAGTTCGGATGCTGCAGCAACACTGTTAGGATTAAACCAACTATTTGATCTGGGACTATCAATTGAAACATTGGCTCAGATTGGTCTTACAATCGGCGCTGATGTTCCTTATTGTTTGCATCAGGAAACTGCTCTGGTTGAGGGAATCGGTGAGAAGATTACCCCCCTTGTATCGATTGGCAGCTGGCCGGTAGTGCTGATAAAGCCAGAGATTGGAATAAAAACGAGCTGGGCATTTTCCCAGCTTGGAGATCTGAACAAACTTGACCATCCAGATCTGGACGCGGCACTTTTCCATCTAGATAAAAAGGATTATCTTAAGGTTTTTGAAGTGGTAGGGAATGTTTTTGAGGGACCGATATTTTCAATTCATCCAGAACTAAAAAAGCTAAAAGAAACGTTACTGGAATATGGTGCCCTCGCAGCTAATATGACAGGTAGCGGATCGACAATTGTTGGTTATTTTGCTGATGAAGGGTTGGCTCGAAGGGGCTATCAGAAGCTTTTATTAAATAATAAATGTTGTTTTCTAACTAAAACGTGTTAA
- a CDS encoding GntR family transcriptional regulator, whose amino-acid sequence MQTEIKGLSLDASSCKPLREIVFDTIRSAIITGELKPGQRLMEVQLAEQMGVSRTPVRESIRKLELEGLVKMIPRKGAYVTPMSVDDLREMMEIRRALEGLAAELAAMNATEEDVEALFQANEMFGKAAVKNDEEGIIKYDMDIHEIIYKASGNVKLIQMIHSLREQMQRFRAEYVHRIEDKKHLVNQHMEIIEKIHQKQCERARLAACEHIHSTGDDMLKKL is encoded by the coding sequence ATGCAAACAGAAATTAAAGGACTGAGTTTAGATGCAAGCTCATGCAAACCGCTTCGGGAGATTGTTTTTGATACTATCCGGAGTGCAATAATAACTGGGGAACTAAAGCCGGGACAAAGGTTGATGGAAGTGCAGCTGGCTGAGCAGATGGGTGTTAGTCGGACACCGGTTCGGGAATCAATTAGAAAATTGGAGCTGGAAGGTCTTGTTAAAATGATTCCCAGAAAAGGCGCTTATGTAACACCAATGTCAGTGGATGACTTGCGGGAAATGATGGAGATCCGACGTGCATTGGAAGGTCTTGCAGCGGAACTCGCAGCGATGAATGCAACCGAAGAGGACGTGGAGGCTTTATTTCAAGCAAATGAAATGTTCGGAAAGGCAGCGGTGAAAAATGATGAGGAGGGTATCATAAAATACGATATGGATATCCACGAAATCATATATAAGGCGTCAGGAAATGTCAAACTGATTCAGATGATTCACTCTTTAAGGGAACAGATGCAGCGCTTCAGAGCTGAATACGTTCATCGGATAGAAGATAAAAAACATCTGGTCAATCAGCATATGGAAATCATTGAAAAGATTCATCAGAAACAGTGTGAGCGAGCACGACTCGCAGCTTGTGAACATATTCACTCCACTGGTGATGATATGCTAAAAAAACTCTAA
- the lspA gene encoding signal peptidase II, with the protein MIYLAIILFTIFLDQYSKYLVLRYLKPVDTYPLIENVFHLTYVENRGAAFSLFTNMQPFLIFVTSIFAGILIYILIKTPKTRANLWVNLSVSCIIGGAVGNLVDRIRLNYVIDFLDFRFIQFAIFNFADIFVVCGSISLLLALLANKDILTEDPFKFLK; encoded by the coding sequence ATGATCTACCTAGCCATCATTCTTTTTACCATTTTCCTTGATCAGTATTCGAAATATCTGGTTCTAAGATATTTAAAACCAGTAGATACTTATCCACTTATAGAAAATGTATTTCACCTGACATATGTAGAGAACCGGGGTGCTGCATTCAGTTTGTTTACAAACATGCAGCCTTTTCTTATCTTTGTAACATCAATTTTTGCCGGAATTCTCATTTATATACTTATTAAAACCCCAAAAACACGGGCAAACCTATGGGTTAATCTATCTGTATCCTGCATTATTGGTGGTGCTGTTGGTAATCTGGTCGATCGAATCAGACTAAACTATGTCATTGATTTTCTGGACTTCAGGTTTATTCAGTTTGCAATTTTTAACTTTGCTGATATCTTTGTAGTTTGCGGCAGTATCTCTCTCTTACTGGCCCTTCTGGCCAACAAGGATATTCTAACCGAAGACCCTTTTAAATTTCTCAAATAA
- a CDS encoding AI-2E family transporter, whose protein sequence is MKFFQESELFRKYLPLFLGAVGLMLIYKFLDNVSFVVEGINGFFSSTLEVLMPIIIGVVVAYLLFKPMHGIEKFVFKRFEKTEKKPKLVRLLAIFVVYAITLILFVLFFSAVIPSIVESLSNLIIQMPEFLEIINNFLGDSISQGGVTQELFENLQDAVYYLQNMDTYDMLNFLTTSLGITSYSFQAIGNAAFLVIKGTFGFVASFFIVFFIGLYTMLDKEKILEQVGRFFRALMSRKVYNSCEWAVTTIDSIFYKYFSGKLFTSLLIGLLFYLGLLVIDVQYAPLFAVIVGVLNMIPYFGPILGAIPAILITLIDDPVKALWVGVLILIVQQFDGNVLAPSVLGKIVELNPFWVLVSVVVGGSLFGLLGMFIAIPMFAVIKVFLEKWLQRFEEKKERELLNE, encoded by the coding sequence GTGAAATTTTTTCAGGAAAGTGAACTGTTTAGGAAATACCTGCCATTATTTTTAGGTGCAGTGGGATTGATGCTCATTTATAAATTCCTCGATAACGTGAGTTTTGTTGTTGAGGGCATAAACGGGTTTTTTAGTAGTACACTGGAAGTACTGATGCCGATTATAATTGGTGTGGTCGTAGCTTATCTTTTATTTAAACCAATGCACGGGATTGAAAAATTTGTTTTTAAGCGTTTTGAAAAGACTGAAAAGAAACCTAAACTTGTACGGCTTCTGGCTATTTTTGTAGTTTATGCAATTACATTGATTTTGTTTGTACTGTTTTTTAGTGCAGTTATCCCATCGATTGTTGAAAGTTTATCGAATCTGATTATTCAGATGCCAGAGTTCCTTGAAATAATCAATAACTTTTTAGGTGATAGTATCTCTCAAGGAGGCGTAACTCAGGAACTTTTTGAAAACTTACAAGATGCAGTTTATTATCTGCAGAATATGGATACCTATGATATGTTGAATTTTTTGACGACTTCATTGGGGATAACGTCTTATTCATTTCAGGCAATCGGAAATGCTGCTTTTCTTGTCATTAAAGGGACATTTGGTTTTGTAGCATCCTTCTTTATTGTCTTTTTCATAGGTCTTTACACTATGCTTGATAAAGAAAAAATCCTTGAACAGGTTGGAAGATTTTTTAGGGCCCTAATGAGCAGAAAAGTTTATAATTCTTGCGAATGGGCTGTTACGACCATTGACAGTATATTTTATAAATATTTTTCAGGGAAATTGTTCACCTCTCTATTGATTGGATTACTCTTCTATTTGGGCTTATTGGTCATTGATGTTCAGTATGCACCACTGTTTGCCGTAATAGTTGGGGTTTTAAATATGATCCCTTATTTTGGTCCAATTCTGGGAGCTATCCCGGCGATCCTGATTACCTTAATTGATGATCCGGTCAAAGCCTTGTGGGTTGGCGTCCTGATTCTGATAGTTCAGCAGTTCGATGGAAATGTTTTGGCGCCAAGCGTATTGGGGAAAATTGTTGAATTAAATCCGTTTTGGGTATTGGTCAGTGTCGTTGTCGGGGGGAGTCTTTTTGGACTGCTGGGAATGTTTATTGCCATTCCGATGTTTGCCGTCATAAAGGTCTTTCTGGAAAAATGGTTACAGCGGTTTGAAGAGAAAAAAGAACGTGAATTATTGAACGAATAA
- the tyrS gene encoding tyrosine--tRNA ligase produces MENVFDVLKERGFLEQCTHEAEIEELLATESVSFYIGFDPTADSLHIGHFIQIMVMAHMQKFGHRPIAIIGGGTTMIGDPSGRTDMRQVMTPERISENSEKFKTIFEKFLSFEDDQAMMVNNADWLLDLNYIEFLREIGAHFSVNKMLTADCYKSRLEKGLTFLEFNYMLLQAYDFYVLHKEYGCKMQFGGNDQWSNIIAGIELIRKKDSEQAYGMTFSLLTTSEGIKMGKTAKGALWLDPLKTTPYDFYQYWRNVADADVEKCLALLTFLPMEEVRRLGRLEGAEINRAKEVLAYEVTALIHGKEEASKAQEAARRLFVGGSDEALIPAVDLKRSKLGEGIDIIALLEVAQLIPSKSEGRRLIQQGGVLVNGEKVLDIKANFTEADFKDGSLILKKGKKAFKQVNLV; encoded by the coding sequence ATGGAAAATGTTTTTGACGTTTTAAAGGAGCGAGGATTTCTTGAACAGTGTACACATGAGGCGGAGATAGAAGAACTGCTGGCGACAGAGTCGGTATCTTTTTATATTGGCTTTGACCCAACAGCTGATAGTCTGCATATCGGGCATTTTATTCAGATTATGGTTATGGCACATATGCAGAAATTTGGGCATCGTCCAATTGCCATCATTGGCGGAGGGACAACTATGATTGGAGATCCTTCTGGACGGACGGATATGCGGCAGGTTATGACACCAGAGCGAATTAGTGAAAATAGTGAGAAATTTAAAACAATTTTTGAAAAGTTTTTAAGTTTTGAAGATGATCAGGCAATGATGGTAAATAATGCAGACTGGCTGCTTGATTTAAATTATATTGAATTCTTGCGGGAAATCGGTGCGCATTTTTCAGTTAATAAAATGTTGACTGCTGATTGTTATAAATCTCGTTTGGAAAAGGGACTAACTTTTCTGGAATTCAATTATATGTTATTGCAGGCATATGATTTTTATGTTTTGCATAAAGAATATGGTTGTAAAATGCAGTTTGGCGGAAATGACCAGTGGTCAAATATTATAGCCGGTATTGAGCTGATTCGTAAAAAAGACAGCGAGCAGGCTTATGGAATGACCTTCTCACTGTTAACAACAAGTGAAGGCATTAAAATGGGAAAAACTGCAAAAGGCGCTTTGTGGCTTGATCCGTTAAAAACCACGCCCTATGACTTTTATCAGTATTGGAGAAATGTTGCCGATGCAGATGTGGAAAAATGTCTGGCTTTGCTGACATTTTTACCGATGGAAGAGGTAAGACGTTTAGGACGTCTCGAAGGTGCTGAGATTAATCGCGCAAAAGAGGTATTGGCTTACGAAGTGACAGCACTGATTCATGGAAAAGAAGAGGCCAGCAAGGCTCAGGAAGCTGCCCGACGATTATTTGTTGGTGGATCGGACGAAGCTTTAATTCCGGCGGTTGATTTAAAGAGAAGTAAACTGGGTGAGGGAATAGATATTATTGCGCTTCTTGAGGTAGCTCAATTAATTCCCAGTAAAAGTGAAGGCCGACGTCTGATTCAACAGGGTGGTGTATTAGTTAATGGCGAAAAAGTATTAGACATTAAGGCTAACTTTACCGAAGCGGATTTTAAGGATGGCAGTTTAATCCTGAAGAAAGGCAAAAAAGCCTTTAAACAAGTTAATTTAGTGTAG
- the hisS gene encoding histidine--tRNA ligase gives MINSNPVRGTRDILPQEMVLRDQLEATILKRYRSHGFNRIETPVMENLDLLLGSDGGENLKMLFSIIKRGEKLNLTPDAAINDLCDLGLRFDLTLPLSRFYANNQANLEMPFKAIQIGNVFRAERPQKGRFRSFKQCDIDIIGDSSVNAEIELIDTTAKALMDIGFSDFTVKINHRKLLSQVIKKVGFSEEAIGTVCITLDKLDKIGLEGVEKELLEKSYSQEMVSGLLKAVADISTENLTDWVDDLTVIDDLTEVIDTVKIMTKDHYSIEFDFSLIRGMGYYTGLIFEVSYGPYGYSIAGGGRYDNMIGKYCKTSVPAVGFSIGFERIVGILQEEKNQLTQCLKKMIIFYDDSAQVSFEEVISAGEAWRDQGYSVNLVAMKKKFGKQIAAYTDREYEGFIVYGRDDTLKAF, from the coding sequence ATGATCAATTCAAACCCTGTTAGAGGGACAAGAGATATCTTGCCACAGGAAATGGTCCTTAGAGACCAGTTAGAAGCGACGATTTTAAAACGCTACCGTAGTCATGGCTTTAATCGGATTGAGACTCCAGTTATGGAGAATCTGGATTTACTTCTGGGCAGCGACGGTGGTGAGAACTTAAAAATGCTATTCAGTATCATAAAACGCGGTGAAAAATTAAATTTGACACCGGATGCAGCGATTAATGATTTATGCGATTTGGGACTGCGATTTGATCTAACCCTGCCATTAAGCCGGTTTTATGCGAATAATCAGGCAAACCTGGAAATGCCATTTAAAGCGATTCAAATAGGAAATGTTTTTCGTGCCGAACGGCCTCAAAAAGGTCGCTTTCGGTCATTCAAACAATGTGATATCGATATAATTGGAGATTCTTCAGTCAATGCTGAAATTGAACTGATAGATACCACTGCAAAAGCGCTGATGGATATTGGCTTTTCAGATTTTACGGTTAAAATCAATCATCGCAAGCTTTTGAGTCAGGTTATTAAAAAGGTTGGTTTTTCGGAAGAAGCAATTGGGACGGTCTGTATTACTCTTGATAAACTTGATAAAATCGGATTAGAAGGGGTCGAAAAAGAATTGCTGGAAAAATCCTATTCACAAGAAATGGTTAGTGGGCTGCTCAAGGCTGTGGCAGATATTTCGACCGAGAATCTTACAGATTGGGTAGATGATTTGACTGTGATTGATGACCTGACAGAGGTGATTGATACGGTTAAAATAATGACAAAGGACCACTATTCAATTGAGTTTGATTTTTCACTAATCCGCGGAATGGGCTACTATACCGGATTGATTTTTGAAGTCAGTTATGGTCCTTATGGATATTCTATAGCTGGTGGTGGCCGCTATGACAATATGATTGGCAAGTACTGCAAAACATCGGTACCGGCAGTTGGATTTTCCATTGGATTTGAGCGCATAGTTGGGATTCTTCAGGAAGAAAAAAATCAACTGACACAGTGCCTGAAAAAAATGATTATTTTTTACGATGACTCAGCTCAAGTTTCTTTTGAAGAGGTTATTTCCGCTGGTGAAGCGTGGCGTGACCAAGGATATTCGGTCAATCTGGTTGCTATGAAGAAAAAATTCGGGAAACAGATTGCTGCTTATACAGATAGAGAATATGAGGGATTTATTGTTTATGGACGCGATGATACTTTGAAAGCATTCTAA
- a CDS encoding class I SAM-dependent RNA methyltransferase: protein MINQINLIATVAFGLEAVVKREITQLGYEIKRVENGKVHFSGPLEAIAQSNLWLRCADRVLLEVGSFKATSFEALFELTKALPWEEYIPVDGEFPAAKITSVKSALFSKSDGQRIVKKAVVERLKSVYHVDWFSENRGKYPIHIQILKDEVTLAIDTSGSGLNRRGYRQYGNEAPIKETIAAALVYLSNWKPHRYFLDPLCGSGTIVIEAALMGKNIAPGLKRSFVSEEWDFIPPETFQDAREEAKKKINDKAFRVLGSDIDSKALKQARINAELAGVSDYVAFQNLPVQSVQTKKKYGVIITNPPYGERIGDEKEIKKLYADMGRVFESLDDWSYFIITGYEKFEKAFGKVATKNRKLYNGDIKTYFYQYYGPLPPRKKVQEAQEEEV from the coding sequence ATGATAAATCAGATAAATTTAATTGCTACAGTGGCATTTGGTCTGGAAGCTGTAGTCAAAAGAGAAATTACCCAACTGGGCTATGAGATTAAGCGGGTTGAAAATGGTAAAGTTCATTTTTCCGGCCCTTTGGAGGCGATTGCTCAATCAAATCTATGGCTTCGTTGTGCCGATCGGGTTTTACTGGAAGTGGGGAGTTTTAAAGCAACCAGTTTTGAAGCACTTTTTGAACTGACTAAAGCATTACCATGGGAAGAATATATACCAGTAGACGGAGAATTTCCGGCAGCAAAAATTACCAGTGTGAAATCGGCTTTGTTTAGCAAGTCAGACGGTCAGAGGATTGTTAAAAAGGCAGTAGTTGAACGGCTCAAATCTGTCTACCATGTTGACTGGTTTTCAGAAAATCGTGGGAAGTATCCTATTCATATCCAAATCTTAAAAGATGAGGTTACTCTAGCTATTGATACCAGTGGTTCAGGTCTGAATCGGCGGGGATACAGGCAGTATGGTAATGAAGCGCCAATCAAAGAAACCATTGCGGCTGCGCTTGTCTATTTGTCAAACTGGAAACCGCACCGCTATTTTTTAGATCCTCTTTGTGGCTCCGGAACGATTGTGATAGAAGCAGCATTAATGGGTAAGAATATTGCACCGGGTTTAAAAAGAAGTTTCGTTTCAGAAGAGTGGGATTTTATTCCTCCAGAAACATTTCAAGATGCGCGTGAAGAAGCAAAAAAGAAAATTAATGACAAAGCATTTCGCGTCTTGGGCTCAGATATTGACAGCAAGGCGCTGAAACAGGCAAGAATCAATGCAGAACTGGCTGGGGTTTCTGATTATGTGGCTTTTCAGAATTTACCGGTACAGTCGGTTCAGACAAAAAAGAAGTATGGTGTGATAATTACCAATCCTCCATATGGCGAACGAATAGGGGATGAAAAAGAAATTAAGAAACTCTATGCTGATATGGGTCGGGTTTTTGAGTCATTAGATGACTGGTCTTATTTTATCATCACCGGATATGAGAAGTTTGAAAAGGCGTTTGGCAAGGTGGCGACCAAGAATCGAAAACTTTACAATGGCGATATTAAGACTTACTTTTACCAATATTATGGTCCATTACCGCCAAGGAAAAAAGTGCAGGAAGCACAGGAAGAAGAAGTATGA
- the rlmB gene encoding 23S rRNA (guanosine(2251)-2'-O)-methyltransferase RlmB codes for MKKEKSNDKKSFGRKFADKRSGQFGKKGSGKKVSSGGSQRTDELKDELEEETFIIVGKNPVLEALRSEQAIDKLLILKDNTDHVLKKIADQAKKKNIIVQSTEKAKLESLADGQVHQGIVAMMAPFPYCSVDDILNKAKKHDRDPFIVILDHLTDPHNLGAIIRSANLCGVDGVIIPKRRSATLTATSVKASSGAVAHTLIAKVNNLSQVIESLKKNGVWVAAADMDGQAYYNADFKGALAVVIGNEGSGISQNVKKLCDFSVSIPIYGEIESFNASAAAAIIFSEAAKQRNR; via the coding sequence ATGAAAAAAGAAAAGAGCAATGATAAAAAATCGTTCGGCCGAAAATTTGCCGATAAAAGAAGCGGGCAATTTGGCAAAAAAGGCAGTGGAAAAAAAGTTTCTTCAGGCGGTTCACAGAGAACTGATGAATTAAAAGATGAACTGGAAGAGGAAACTTTTATAATTGTTGGAAAAAACCCAGTGCTTGAAGCGCTGCGTTCTGAACAGGCAATTGATAAACTTTTAATTCTTAAAGATAATACAGATCATGTTTTAAAGAAAATTGCAGATCAGGCAAAAAAGAAAAATATCATCGTTCAGTCGACGGAAAAAGCTAAACTTGAATCTTTGGCAGATGGCCAGGTGCATCAGGGAATTGTTGCAATGATGGCGCCATTTCCCTACTGTAGTGTTGATGATATCTTAAATAAAGCGAAAAAACATGACCGAGATCCGTTTATTGTTATTCTTGACCATTTAACAGATCCACATAATTTGGGCGCCATTATTAGAAGTGCTAACCTCTGCGGTGTTGATGGTGTAATTATACCTAAGAGACGTTCGGCAACACTCACTGCAACTTCAGTAAAAGCGTCTTCAGGTGCAGTCGCTCACACGCTGATTGCCAAAGTAAATAATTTAAGTCAAGTTATTGAATCGCTTAAAAAAAATGGGGTTTGGGTGGCTGCTGCTGATATGGATGGTCAGGCATACTATAATGCGGACTTTAAAGGTGCTTTAGCGGTAGTAATTGGCAATGAGGGCTCAGGAATCAGCCAGAATGTGAAGAAACTTTGTGATTTTTCTGTATCGATTCCTATTTATGGCGAGATTGAATCATTTAACGCTTCTGCAGCGGCTGCTATTATTTTCTCGGAGGCGGCAAAGCAGCGGAATCGATGA
- a CDS encoding NYN domain-containing protein has protein sequence MKCVLIIDGYNVIHGDEMLQKLSEIKLEEAREKLIHLLNGYAGVKGYDIILVFDAYQQQNLSSREEKWGLVKVVYTDKNKTADAYIEKLVYELPKVLDVQVVTSDFTLQRMVLAGGATRIPSRELMEDINKMSETLSSIKKHEKKATERHRLQDFMDEETLEKFNVMRSDD, from the coding sequence ATGAAGTGTGTCCTGATTATCGATGGATATAATGTGATTCATGGGGATGAGATGCTTCAGAAACTTTCAGAAATAAAACTGGAAGAGGCTCGTGAGAAGCTGATACATTTGTTGAATGGTTATGCTGGGGTAAAGGGATATGATATCATTCTGGTTTTCGATGCTTATCAGCAGCAGAATCTTTCATCTCGTGAGGAAAAGTGGGGCCTAGTTAAAGTGGTCTATACGGATAAGAATAAGACTGCTGACGCCTATATTGAAAAACTGGTATATGAACTGCCTAAAGTTTTGGATGTGCAGGTTGTAACATCAGATTTTACTTTGCAGAGAATGGTGCTGGCGGGTGGTGCGACAAGAATTCCTTCCAGGGAACTGATGGAAGATATAAATAAAATGTCAGAAACTTTATCGAGCATAAAGAAGCATGAGAAAAAGGCTACGGAACGACATCGACTCCAAGATTTTATGGATGAGGAAACTCTGGAAAAATTTAATGTAATGCGAAGTGATGACTAG